DNA from Plasmodium yoelii strain 17X genome assembly, chromosome: 13:
aataaaaaaaatagttattaAATTTGGTTACAATAGTACCCCATGTATAGACataaaatggaataaaataattttatatatttttttttttattttttttttttttttaataggCTGAAAAAAGCTTAAAAGTTGAGACTAAAGAAATGccaatattttgtttattaataaatgaaaaaaaagaaataatatcAAGTTCTTATAATTGCACAAATGAATCAAAAAATGGATGTAGACATTGTGAGATCATAGCTatagataaatatatttatggaaaaaattatgaaaaaatgaaaaataaaaatttaataaaatgttttaataataatactaatagtataaataaatcttTATCCAATTATTTTTCTGAGcttaaaaatattgataaaGAATTTGAGGATAATAAGGAAAATACAAATTGTACTAAAGAACACTCTATAAATTTTGAGCaaatacaaaaagaaataacaaaaaaaattcaaaaattaaaaaaatttactaTTGTTGTTACTTGCGAGCCCTGTATAATGTGTGTGTACGCCTTGAAGTTAGTTggtaacaaaaaaaacaaaaaaaaaaccaaaaaaaacaaaaaaaaaacaaaaaaaaaacaaacttATGATGATACTATGATGATACATAGATGATGTCCCTTTTTAAACTCATAACCGCTTTATACTTGACCATTTTGGGGGCTTATTCAAATTTCAGGATACATAATAAACTacgatttttatttttaaatttcagGAATACAagacatttatttttgttgcTTAAATGAGCGATTTGGAGGATGTGGATCTGTACTGTCTTTACATCAagtgtaataaaaaataataagaaataataataaaataaatcgaataaatatattttttcgaattttttcctattttttCCTAATTTTTTCctaattttttaaagataTGAGAATATGAATGTGCATTATATAGAATGTAATGATTGCACAAATAAAAGTATCAATCTTATGAAGTTATTTTATAAGTCTGGAAATCCATCAGGTTTTTTTTGCACACATTTGCCACAAAGTTTATTTTGACAATGCACATGTCATTGCATCTTcatcttatttttttcatcttcatcttatttttcttctttttcctCACATTTTGATCAGCCCCtgatgaaaaaagaaaacggCCTTTGGCTGAAATTTCACTTGAACAGTAAAATAACATTGACAAGAGAAACGTCATATAATAGGGTCATTACATAAAGGGTCATTACATAAAGGGTCATTACATAAAGGGTCATTATATGATAGAGTCATTACATTTTGTAATTATCAAAAACGGAAGAATAAAAGTTTTTACATTTGTGCAAAAATATacgataaaaaataaaatacatgcTTAACgccaaaaatataaatttatttataattaaaaaaaataaactaagAAACTATTAGCTTATTGATGCATTGAAAAGGTTAAAGAAGTGCATAAAACTAagttttagaaaaaaatgaactaaaaacaaaatttaagAAATGTACCAGAAATGTACCAAAAATGTAGGGAAGTAAGAAAATgtaaggaataaaaatagtgcaattattttttggttaatcaaaataagacacataaaatatgaattGATCCGgatgtataaatattataaaatgagGATATTGAATGGGGAGTAGTTTGGAATTGTAGGATCTCTTTCCATTTTGTCTCCattttttctccattttttctcatttttttttctccattttttcttctccattttttcttcattttttcttcattttttttgatttttgcTCTCGGCAGAAATGTCGGAAAACATATTCCTATTTGCATACAGGGCATCAAAAAATGCATCTATGTATTCGTTTAtgtcatattttttagttaAGAATATATGGGTAAGTTCTATTTGattattttgaatatatttttttaaaaacaagttatcattttttattatatgtatatgattATCTTTAAATTCAAAAGATGGTGAAAAACCTTTTTCAATTATAATCAgaatccatatttttataagcaactctataaaaattgttaatatatttttaaaaaatttatttggaAGTTGAGTAAAAAATTTTTCAATAGTGTCTGGAAAAATAGATATGATAGTTGTAAGAGTATTTATGTTAAAaggattatataaattataaaataattctttTTGGAATTCATAACAAATTATTCGCATAGATAAAactttaaatatatgatataagaaattatttaaattgttttttatattattaatagatGTATTTAAAACTCCGAATATTGtttttgtataataatttttttgtaatgtttctttatttatatcaaagttaatataattattaaaaatattgcttattttttctaCATTATCTGTAcgtgtgcatatatattttaaaatatatctcTCAATTTTTTTTCGGATCTCATTTATTTGATTCATAAAAAAACTTATGTTCCATATCAATACTAAAGATTCAGACATATCAGAATCATCAAAAAAGTAGTTTATCTCTTCGATTATGTTTATTATGTCCTCGCTCATGCAGTTTTTCCCACAATCTTCATTCTGTTTTCCACTTTTTTCGCCATTCTGTTCGCCATTCTGTTTGCCATTCTGTTCGTCATTCTGTTTCCCATTTTCTCTTCCATTTTCTCTTCCATTTTCTACCTTTTTATTACTGGCATTAGTGCCATGATATAATGTCGACAAATTTGAAAATTCATTAATATCATCTAATATTTCTCCCACTTTATGTTTTAACTTATTTACACCCAAATCttcataattaaataaattgtaaaaaatatttttttttttttttttatgtttaattCTTTTTGTTACTTGATTGATATCACTAAATTCTTGTtcaatattttcatcatatattatactttgttttttattgttaaaaatgtctaaatcattttttttaaatatatcaggaaatttatttaattcattatttgtgtttgaaatattattgctgttcatatttttttggtttttttttttttttttttttttttcccctatatttatatatttatcccatttaattttttgtcgttctgtaatatttaataaattattaaaatagttaTCTGCATATTGATTAAGTAGagatataataaaagagGAATAacgttttttataattttcacaatattcaataataaaattattgagGAAATCCAAAAAGGGTATCATAATCCACTCTATTGGACATTTATattgaaataaaatttctaaaatatttaaaattattgaaaatatatcaacacatgttgaattatatataatatctgGACTATTTAATGGAACtagtttttcattttctgaacatttatataataatttttttgtatctTTTAATCTTTTGTctataatttgtataaatatCTTTTCTAGCTTAAACATCAATTTTACCATACATGGATTATTTGAGTTAGAGATTATTAAAGACAAACTTATAAACATATCTTCGTCACTTTTCTCGGAACTTTTCTCGGAACTTTTCTCGGAACTTCGCTCGGCACTTCCCTCTACATTTTGATCTACATGTTGCAAGCTGCTAATTCGATTTTcataataatgtattatcTTATTTTCGATCTTTGAACTTTGTTGTTTAGATAAATTTTTAAGTTGATTGTCATTTTGATTTTGATCCGATTTGTGcactatattattattgttatcgGTTCTGtatttttgataataatttgtttgaattataatttctttatttattaaattaaaattatataatgaaataattatTGATAATGTTtggttaaataaaaaatctgtattatttttattatatcttaaaaacttaaaaatttCATGATATAACGTTTTATTTGCTCCatataaaacaattaaaGGATGTTCatctaataataaatattctttccatattttggaaaaaaataaaatttccaTAACTATTtcgttaatatatttattaaccaTATCCCCAAACTGGTTATACGCGAGTTCATAAATTAAAGCCGCACTTTCATTTTGTTCCTTTTTTTCggtattttttccatttatttcggtattttcattttcgtCTTTCATTTTCTTCGATTCAATTTCACTTTTTGttgttgaaaaaatattataaaaaatattcttaacagaattataaataaaaaatttaaaataattttctattTCACATTGAGCTAAAGATTCTGAGCTTATTTGGCAACAGTCTAGATTCAAACTTTTGCTAGATTTACCATTTTTGCATCTTATTTCATTTTGGCATCTCATTTCATTTTCGCACCTTATCTTATTTTCgcattttatttcattttcagACTTGCCTATTGCTTTACAATTTTTGCTAGCTGTCGACTTTTGAAACTCTTTAATAAAATTctgttttcttttttcatccaaatttatcttatttttatttacccCAAAATATGTGCATATCAACAAAAAGATGTCCAATACATATGATAAGGAATACATATCAATAAATTTTCGATAATtagataaaataagtatTAAATGGTTTCTAAAATCACAACTTATCATTTTCATGATTATAATAtctgatattattttttcaattcttgttatatttattagaGAGAAATTACAATCACAATTTGTATAATCTGTATTCAAATTTtgattttgtttattatcatcatgtACACTATCTTTACCTGACTGTATATTTTCTAAACTGTTACAATTACCAATTAAAGAATTTCTTttagctttttttttatatgaattataatctaataaataattatgaacattttcatcatttccataattttcatcattttcatcatttccATAATTTCCATCATTTTcacaatttaataaaattgaatcTAAAAAAAAGTTGTCAGATGAATATAGCTGTTTGTTCATATAAAAAGATAATATATTAGGAATATAAGGACTAGccaaattttcaaaattataataattataatataataaaatatttcgatatctttttaaatatatcatatcattaatttgtttttgtttttttacataattttcaattaataatttttcacaAATTTCATTGAGATTTAAAACTTGACTAACCAAATTGTCTTTTTGGCAATATTttcgaatttttttttttttttttatatcataatttttatataattcacGAGACATACTATCTACACTCATAATGCTTCCCTTCTTAGTGTATTGTGATGTTCTTGGAATATTTTcagaaaaaaatttattgtttaaactttttttcattttatttttagtattAACATATCCATAATTTGAAATATAAGtttctaaattatttaaatcaatAATTTCATCACATGtttctaatatattatcatctACAGttctataaaataataatttatgaaaattttttaaactataataaaatttggtAGCAATTTGCaaagtaataatattttgtgttttttttttttgatcgCTAATCTTTGGACTAAAAGTTGAaccattatttatttggtcATGTTGGCTCACATTTTTGCTCACATTTTTGTTCCCATTTTTGTTCCCATTTTTGCTCACATTTTGAGGGTTCaaaaataattctatatttcCATTTACCTCTGTTTTTGGCAATATAactaacatatttttatcaatatatgaataaaataaatgaataaaaaaatataaaataaaggtAGATATAGGAATTAATGTTGGTTCGTTaccattttcatatttttgatttttagGTTTTAATGTTATATCATTTCCTGtttgtaaataatatataataaaaaaaattccttgtattatatatggtGTATctgaatatatattcatttctGAATTTTTATCAATTACACAagacatataaaaatataaaaaaaaatgtaataaaattcTGTCCATATACCAACTCGAAAGCAAAACTGtttcaaaatttaatttataaaatattttattttttatttgttttgaaaatttatttaatttattattagaCTTATCAAGACAAACATTTTCTACAATaaaagattttttttttaaatcttttgGGATAATAATAGAATTAAAACTTTGAATTGAATTGGATAAAATGTTAGaattatgtattttattGCTTTCTTTCAACtctttttcaaaaattttgttaattaacttatcataattaaataaattgtcattattactattattttttttatccattttatcagaattaataaaatcgGAACTAACATTTTGTTTTATGTAACTATCCATGTTGTTATTTATGTctaattcatttattttgtttataatattttctccCTTTTCAATATCAATACATtgattataaatatttctaaTTTCATAATCATAATATTCAATTTtggtaaaatatttaatcatatttgctaatttctttttttcatcatattttccAATATTCcattcattttgttttaatatacattttaatTCAAAAAGAATACGAaatgattttataaaattttttaataataaattagatataaatataattttttcatctttttccAAATTTTCAAAATCGATAAAATTGACTTGATAAAAATCTtcttgtttattttttattttttttgaaagtatataattatgaattttttgaatttttttttgaacattttttatatattttacaaaattattattttcattacttTTATTTAGATAACTGAAATattcttcattttgtttaaattcgttaaaaatattattaacattgtaaggataatatgaaaaattaaaatatggaACAAACTTAATAAATCgattaaattttaaatataaagaaatataaaatatatgaaattgtCTTTTTATCCATTCTCCATAAATTgtataatcattattactatgtCGAATATTATTTGTTCGTATTTccttaatatttatatctggTCTATATTTTAAATCAAGAGTGTCAATAATTCTAACAATTCGAAATCTTATATCGAGAATGTGAAAAGAATACACATTtccattatttaaataataattaggAAGTGtaaataaagttattaaattatttgttcTTGAatctaaatttaattttattctaaaaatacttaatattctttttattaataatatattttccaattttacattttctatgtaattcatatattgaaaaaaatcatcatcttttttctcatttttgtAAAAAGACGAAAAATCTGATgaagtatttttattatctttgaATTGGGCGGcgccattattattattgtctatttttcccatttttgtataatattttgaattatttgttttgttcatattttttgggggattgttcatatttttttggggATTACTCATATTTTTTGGGGgattgttcatatttttttggggattgttcatattttttgggggattgttcataatattttggggactgttcataatattttccttttctttCCATTCTAATGTTGGTAATAAATGTGAACATTTTTTGTGAAACCTTTTATATAATCGATTAGTAACATTACTTTTCTTTTTATCATCAACAAATAAGTACATATTTAATTGAGAACATAAAGAATAATATACAAGAAGTATCGATTCATATGCCAATAGTTTGTAATCATTTTCATCGATATCATTTTCTCCAAAATCCAAtgaatttgtatataaatcatttatactattattaaaatatgatatgcttttaatattttttggaaaTTTGAAAGGATACATATAATGAACCTCTTCATGAAAATATCCTCGAAAATGTGTTATATCTTCGAGTGAATTTTCGCTTGCATTAATAAAATCTTCATTTTGGCTATCACTATCACGATCGCTATCACTTTCGCTTTCGCTATTAATTTGGTTATTTATTCCCCAATCCAACTTACGAGTAAAATATCCTTCACCAACATTACTAAACTGAAGTagatatttttcataatttttttgtctatttttaaaaaatgttattatattttgttcactATCTATTTTATTGTcatttaaatatgttttaatatGAACATCCatgtgtgtattttttttttttttttcattttcaccTTGCTTGTGCAggtttttgttattttttatatgatcatgttcattcatataatttattttttcgatttgggtataatttttttttatgattataGGGATATAAAATTTATCGGGGAATTGACAATCCCTTCGTGAGTTAggtctattttttttgtttttgttttgtttataattttgttgaTCTGTTTGTACCTTTTTTTGTTCGattttctctttttcatCTAAACTTTccttttgtttatttaatgaaatattCTCACTATCAATCAATTCCCCTTTCCGAAAATTTTGACTAGCtatagatttttttttttctgtttggctatttttttttccacttttAGAACTATTACTTGAGGATGATTTCTTGTATggatataacatatattgcTCTTCTTTAGTTagtatatcatattttttaatttttttttgtaaattatcTACATCTATGCCTTTATTTAAAATGCAACTTAGCCAATTTTGATAATCTACAAATGAATCATATGAACTAATATCATCTGATTTCTctagtaataaaatattcatatcaATATGTTTAAGAGaaagtaattttataaatgttcTAATGcttgaatataaaatttcaattctatatttttctcTTATTTCAAACTTTTCCAAAtaaagattttttttttttttttcattttcttctttttctagGACATTTTCATTTACAATGCCCTGATCATTATCTCTAGTTGActcttcattttgtttttcttttttatcatcatattGATGTGTATCTTTGTGTGTGCATTTTAAACGTAATTTGTATTCCTTTAATTCTTCAATATCATCATATAAGAATTCATAAagtgatttttttttattttgaatagCTAACATTCGTTCTTTTGATTTTGCCAAAAGAagtttattaacatttttccCAAATTTTTGTGTTAACTCTTTAAAAGCAATAATTTCTTTAtccaaattaatatttaatttgttaATTTCTAAAAAGtgtcttttatattttatatgatttaaaTAACGATTAGAaaattcttcattttctaaacatttttttaattcgatttcaaaattatttaacggtatattatcaataaatatttcattaatttGATCTTGACTTAAGTTAGTAGAGTTGGTAATATTCTCAGAATAGTTATTAACactttcaattttattatcagcATTCTTTGGTTggtcttttttattttcaacattatcatcattattatttatcgaAATTGTGTCAGCACATTTTTCaacatgtttttttttctcatcttctttatatatagaaTTAATAGATTCAattctttctttttcttcttcttctaatttatgaacaatatttttttgaatttggTCACTTAAAGTTAAATTTTCGtcagaatatatttttataagagATACTACATTAAGAAAGCATTTTGAAAAGTATAAGTTTTCAaatttatcatcatcattattattgttatttttttggaTGTTTGATATTATTGTATTTCCATtgttatgtattttttttaacgaATTTCCAAAATCCTTAAATGCTAAACTTATGTCTTCAAAAAACTTCTTTATATCTCTATTTTCCTTTACCCCATGAtaatctttattttttagcaaaccctttatattttcaaaatccAATATACATGAGCTGTTTAAATGCAGCATGATTTGCAAAAAGGATATGGGAAAAAGGAACCATTAATATACAAAATGCTTTTATATGTGTGAAacattgcatatatattatttttattagaaaTGCATTATATTACACATATATTTTCACAATATCCTTTAaggttaaaaaaaaaaaaattgttttttttgtaaaattttatgttatatGTACACACACAATTGTATACATTTTTGTAttaaattttacaaaatggtgaaaaaaattaatagagGATTTatggaatataataaaaattaacataaaacaaaacacataaaattgtaaaagtatatataatccTTAGCAGGacatgttaataaaatgaagaaaaaataataaaataaaataataatagatttaaTATCAtgcaaaataaattaaatatataaagtatACCCAGTGTTACACTTTTAACACTGCATCATCAtgatataaacaaaatattgtgttattaatttaaaaaaatatatacttgtatttttttaaaaaaatgaaaaatttcatgtatttgtttaaatatataactcGGTTTcgcttttttttaaatgcgTAAAAAAGTGGAAgtaaaaaaggaaattaatttgaaaaaaaattgcatatatattgttatacTTTATGAATAAAACACATTTATTTGTGTATAAATACTAAAGTTAttttattgaaaaatatgagtattaaaaattagtatatcatatcataatattaaGTTTTTGAAAGAGAGACTAAAAGCGAATGTATTTGAAGTATGCTaacatgtacatatattttactaCACATTTTTGAGAAAAGTTCTGAACgtacatgttttttttttttttttttttttttttgtatatatatgtacaatgaaatataaaacatatgaAACGAATATGTACTTGTGTATGTAACTAGCTAGGGGAGTATGTTCATAAATATGAACAACTCATATAGAAGGAATATAaagatattatattattttattttttaatattataaataaaaaaaaaaaaatggatccATTAATGAAAAATAGCGAAACAGAAAGCAACTTTTTCATAAAGTCTTTCTTTGAATCCTTAtcaaattttgtaaaaaatgtaaagattgaaattaaagatatatttgaATTACTTAATTACCCATGTGTgtatcataataataaaaaaaaatttagcaTTAATGATTATGAGGATCATAAAAATTCAATAACAACAAATATTATAAGTAAAattgacaaaaaaaatattgataacTTTCGacaatatcaaaataaattagaaaaaattcTAGAAAACATTAAAATGcttaatgaaaaatataaaatggacgtaccattattattcattattgaaaatttaatAACATTACATTtaattaatgaatataaaataaataatatagtaaaaaaaattcaagaTCACAATATTTCTATGCCTGAACTAAGTAGCGATTTaccaaataatttaatacaaACTCTCGAAGTAGAAGAAGATGAAAaccaaaattatttatatgatagATTAAAGGAAACAAATAACTTATCAATAAATAGTTATGCAGTTAAACAATTGATAGAAAATGCAAATATACGAATAAACTTTTCAAAAATAGAGGAACCAAACAAAGAAAGGTATTTTAATACcaatcaaataaaatatagtgCAAACTATTTGAATAAATCATATGATTCTGGTATATTTAAAActgaaaaagatgaaattAATCTATCAGAGGAACCAAACAATCTTATAGATAGTATGATGAAAGAAGATGAAATAAGTAGTATACACCATACAAATGAAAAACAAGACAATGTTAATACTATCccaaataaaattgatgaaAAACAgaatattattgaaaatattgGGTTGTCTGAGGAAACATTAAAATTGCTTAATTTATTACCTAAAAAGAAGAAGGAAGAagataattaaaaaataaagagatcataaaaatgtataaaagtAAAATAGTTATATGCATGTAAATAAATggattaatttatttttctgaacagaaagaaaaaaaaatactaaaataataaaatactaaaataataaaataaattgtgtgtgtgcatgtatatatttattacatacctactttatattataatataccttttaattttataactatattatttatttaattatgtatatatggtaatatacatttataaatttaataatccacatatttctatatttaactatatgtaataaaatattaacgctaataatttttttatttttttgtattccatgttcataatttttttagttgAATGTTCAACAGTTAATAAAAActactttttttaaattaaaaaaatattaatgataatataattttgtcAAAATTTTCTGAACAGACATATTTTAACTTAAATTTGATTATTAACAATTGTctgaatattaataaagtaaatacacaaaaatatcaaaaatatcaaaaatatcaaaaataccaaaaataccaaaaatatcaaaaatatcaaaaataccaaaaatatcaaaaatatcaaaaatatcaaaaatatccaaaaaatatccaaaaaatatccaaaaaataacaatacaATACAATACAATACAACACAATACAATACAATACAATACATACAATAATGAATTATGATTTTAGTTTGCAATCTTGTTGTGACAAAAATCAAAATACAacatatataactattttatGTTGTGCATtagtaaatataatatgttgGAAATGTAAATTTTTAGAGCCATTTAAATTGTTGACTGTTTTTTTGCATGAATTTTCTCATGCATCCGCTTGTTGGATAACCGGAGGCAAGGTGAAGGGGATAGgttaaaaatgaagaaataaattaaaaaaaatatatttgaataatacATACATAATGATGTTCATCGTGTATAATTGGATGTATAGATCTATTTTGTTCTGCTCAATTTCAGttaacttttatttt
Protein-coding regions in this window:
- a CDS encoding cytidine and deoxycytidylate deaminase, putative, with amino-acid sequence MVELSNDEAISFLKQALHEAEKSLKVETKEMPIFCLLINEKKEIISSSYNCTNESKNGCRHCEIIAIDKYIYGKNYEKMKNKNLIKCFNNNTNSINKSLSNYFSELKNIDKEFEDNKENTNCTKEHSINFEQIQKEITKKIQKLKKFTIVVTCEPCIMCVYALKLVGIQDIYFCCLNERFGGCGSVLSLHQVYENMNVHYIECNDCTNKSINLMKLFYKSGNPSAPDEKRKRPLAEISLEQ